cagggagaggggcccCTTAATgctcttggggaggaggggggctctGAATGacagctgggcggggggggcgcaTGGGTCACCTTAACCCACGGCACCACAGCAAACCCAATATCCAAGGGAGTCATAGTGGGCCAGCGAGACACAGACAGggggtgagcaggcaggagaggggTCAAAGGGGAGGGGGCCATGGGAAGGGGGAGGCCAGAGGACAGGAGAGGGCAGGCATGAGCTACAGCAGATCTTGGATTCTGGTGGGTTTTTAATCAGACTGGAGAGAaaccaggagggatggggggggaggggagaacatgGACTTCTTCCAGAAGTGCAGCTGCTCCCACGTGAGTGGGAAGTGAGGGGGTGTCCATGGCCCCTAGGCGTTGCAGAAGTCTTTGGTGCAGCAGTGGAAGATGTGCCAGTTGTATGGGCCTACGACGTAGTCCTGGCAATTGCTGACGCAGCCCATCTTTGCAAAGACGAAGTTGttccctggagagagagagagagagcctgggcGACAGGGACAGACGCCTCCTCCCTGGGACTGTGCCAGAGGAATCCAGCATCTGGTCCAGCCCCATAGCCAGAGCATCCCCAGCTGAGATGCCTTTCCCTTTGTTGACGCCCAGGAACCAGGGCTCCGTTGTCATGCTCTGCCATTCCTTTCCCATTGCTCCAGGGGAAGACACCTGCCGGTCCCTCCCTCTGCCCTCAGGAGATTCCCACACCCCTACCCCTCATCCTCCTGCTCTTCCCTACGGCCTCATGTCACAGCCACCTTTCTGAACTAAGGGCTGAACATAGCTCCCTCTGGAGTtccccagtgctcctgccagTCTGGCAACCAGGGCTCGCTCTAGACCTAGCAGAGACCATCCTAGTTCTCACCCTGCCAGGGGCAGCACCGTGAGCCCCAGAGATGGGGCATCTCGTGGTGACTGAAAACAGCAGGAATGAGAGCGGGGTGCGTGCATGCCACATGCACCTACCTAATGAGTGTGTGTGGACGAAGCAGGATTCCTCCTGATCCGCCTTGCACGATTTCCATCCTGTGCACATCTTGTTTGGCTGCAGTCTGACACACATGTGGCATAGCAGGGCTCCCGCTGCGTgacaggagagagaagagaatgaCAACTCGCCAGGCACAGAGGGCCACTGGAGATGGGCGGGGAAACAGAGTCACCCATCTGATCAGGAGCGTGGCTGGGTGACAGGGAGCGCTCACTTCCCTCTGTCATAAGAAAGGCTGAGTGTGGATCGGCCTAGGGAACTGGCCCAGCCAAGCTCATGAAATAGAAGCTTGTCAGcatacacacactagctctgccTCGGAAACTGACTAAACAGAGGGCCGCGATATGCTAACAAAGTAAACCGgggagtgtgggtgggtgggggggaatgggaaaaATACCTTTCTCTCTGGTCCTTGCAGTTACAATGAGCTTTTATTCTCTTagttcaaaatatttcagaaactgTGATTTCTATGTGGAGAGTGAATCAAATCAATCTGAAGGCCCATTCCAGTTTTTCTGTACTGCTTATGAAAGAGTCAGTGAGTATTTTAAAGAGCCTGGGGAAAAAACACTGTGCAGCATGTCAGCAGCCAGTCAGATCTCTCTATTCCACTATCCCTGTGGCAGCATAGAACTTTTCCTGCCCCTGTAATTTTATtaagaatttaaaataatgtgaAAACCACAAAGTGACCCACGGAAGTGATTGGCACTGGCTGCCGCTCACCATTTTGCAACACACGTTGTCCAGTTCTTTGTCTTGGAGAAAAGGGACTGGTAATGTTCACTGCACAGGTCACCTCAAAATCCCCCTTGCTAGTTACACAAAGAGGCTAGATCTCTCTCTACCAACTGCCTGGATCCAGCCCAACTGGACTTTGCGACTGCCAGAGACGCTTCTAACAAGCTCATGGCCCTGCTGTATTTGGGCAAATTTGGGAAGCATGTCGCTGGTTTGCACAACTCAACAGCCCTGTCTCAGTCTTGTGAACCCATCCATTTCCCTGAATTGACTTCAGAACACGCTGATGTTATCTGTCCCCTCGCAGGGCCCTCCCTAGGCCAGCCTGGCTTTGCCAAGGCATCTGTCCCTAATGCAGAGCACAGCCTGCTCTTCCGCTACAGTATGTGAATCCCTCTCCCTAACCAACAaaggccagctcctctgctggtgTACATCATCCTAGCTAGCTCCACTGACGTCGAAGGGCCAGCTCCCCGATGGagccgaggatctggcccctttGGGAGTGAATAGGTCGGTTTTGTTTGGGGACTTACCCGTTGAGAAGTACAGCAGGGCTGTGAAAATAGGAACCAGCATCTTGCTCATCCTTCGTTTTCTCTCCTTCAAGCAGAGTGGAAAGCAGCACGGTGTGCTGGGCAAGTGAGAGCCCAGGCAGTGGTGCAGGGCAGTGGGCGGAGTACGGCACAACTCAAACACCAGCCGGATTTATATTACCCCTGGTGGGGccgggcagcagccagtcagggcccatCCTGCGGGAAACACCCATGAGTTTCTGTTGATTAACAGTCATATCCCCAGATCGGATCGGATGGTCAGCCCAGGAGCAGAGCGATTCCTGCTCAGGTGACCAGCTCTGGGCAGGCAGCTGCCCACCCTCCCCAAAGGCTGGGGTTGGACTGCACTGGTGCCCGTCGCCCAGGGCTCCCATAGGGTCCCGCCCAATGCCCACAGAACATAAATGGTCCTTTTTAAGCATTAAACTTCTTGCCCCGTTATTGTGAATAAAACCTTCCAACCGGGCCCGATGCACAGCTGGCTGCTGAGTCTGCCTGGCTGAGACACACACCCACTCCCGGGGAGAGGGGAGCCAGCTGCAGTAGAGTTGGCCACAGCAGACTGACACCCCCTTGAAAGTCTCCCTGCTGGGACGTGGAGGGCAGCAGAGCTAGTGGCTCCAACAGAGAACGCCCTGGCCACAGGCAGAGAGTCCCACCAGCTGTTATGGAGAAAGAGGCAGCATGTGTCCCCAGTTACCAGCAGGGCAActgggagctgggatgggggatcAGGATTATGGTGGGATGGTGGGCATGGGCGAGCAGGACAGGAACCTCACAAACAAACCTGCAGCCCCCAGTGGCCGTGGGAGGGGagagctgcagcacccccctcaGCTCATGCGCTGGGAAAGGTGCAAACTCCTCCAACCGCTGTGTGTGCCCCCTCATGCCCAGGGAACAGAGCCCCTGGGGATCTGCCCACCAGAGCCTGACCACTGCAAAGGACAGAGAGGGAACATGCTGGGAACGTGGGTGGCAGATTTCCATCAGTATTTTTAGCCCAGCAGCGGAGGCAGTGCAGGATCAGAGGGATCCAATTCGCTTCGGGACAGAGTCTGCGGCTCGGCCCGTCCCAGGGTCACTCTAAGCCCCCTTTATGGAGTCGTTTGGACCATCTCAGCCACACGCTATTTAGTGTTGTCACCCTGGCTGCTGGAGGCCAATGCCCAGGCCCCAGAGGGACCTCACTGGCATTAGCCAAGGCGTCCAACTCAAGCAATGACATTCCACCTCCTGAAacaccccctcccctggcagTTTCAACTGGACAGGGGATCCATCCACCAGTCCTGTCCTAAACCTGGGCTGGGCCCGAGAGGTGGCTGCATAGTCCAGCCTTCGGTGAAGGGGCTGTTAGCCCCACTTGTTATTACGGTTGCCCAAGACATCTCATTATAgggccctgttttcagttgctgataCCTTTGCCAAACTTTAGCTAGTTAGACTGACATTTTCCATGACCGGTGTCTGCCTCTGGCTGAATTTTCTTGGGAAGTTTCAGCCAAAACGGTCCAGCTGTTCCTGAGAACAAGACCAGGGGAAGTTAGACATAAAGgtagctctggaacaggcttccaagggaggctgtggaatccccctcattggaagtttttaagaacaggttagacaaacacctgtcagggatggttcaggctcacttggtcctgcctcagggctgggggctggacttggtgacctctcaaggttcctctcatccctacacttctgtgattctatgtgggGCTAAGAGGTTTCCCTGAGACTGACTGTAAAACACAGGGGCTAGGGGATTGATTGCTTGCAGCTACCTGTGTGCACCAGCATCAGCAGGCAAGACAAGCAGGGGTGAGCATGGCCCTGACAGGAAGCTGAGAGACAGGGCTTCTGTTTGGGCACAGTGCTGGCTGGAAACGCAGACTTGGGTTTCTGGGCAAAGAAACTGCCTGCTGTTTGGTTCTGCTTTGTTTAGGGAAATAGGACTTTGTGGCCAGTCTTTTGactaaacaggattgcaccaaagaaatacctgactctcTCATCAGtctctcctcctaatggaaatgACCCACAGAGCCCCGAATACTGGCTAACTACTTGGACCAAAAGGGGTACAGGTTTGCATTCGCACAGGCTGCAGCATGCAGTGCATCCCCATCTGtgctggcagggggaagggtgCTGTATGGGGGCCAGGGTCTGTTAGCACAGTCTGTGATGTGCTGGGTGCACTGAGATTTTAAAGGCACTTCCTTAGCACAagacacatagaatcatagaatatcagggttggaagggaccccagaaggtcatctagtccaaccccctgctcaaagcaggaccaattcccagttaaatcatcccagccagggctttgtcaagcctgaccttaaaaacctctaaggaaggagattctaccacctccctaggtaacacattccagtgttttaccaccctcttagtgaaaaagtttttcctaatatccaatctaaacctcccccactgcaacttgagaccattactcctcgttctgtcatctgctaccattgagaacagtctagagccatcctctttggaaccccctttcaggtagttgaaagcagctatcaaatcccccctcattcttctcttctgcagactaaacaatcccagctccctcagcctctcctcataactcatgtgttccagtcccctaatcatttttgttgcccttcgctggactctctccaatttatccacatccttcttgaagtgtggggcccaaaactggacacagtactccagatgaggcctcaccaatgtcaaatagaggggaatgatcatgtccctcgatctgctcgctatgcccctacttatacatcccaaaatgccattggctttcttggcaacaagggcacactgctgactcatatccagcttctcgtccactgtcacccctaggtccttttctgcagaactgctgcctagccattcggtccctacccACATGGGTGAGTTTAGCAAGGTAGCGACACAGACAGCACCAGTCAGATTTGTTTCCCCTTTGGCCCCACTTAGGACATTAGTGCGTTGATGCTTCGGCATGATTTGCGcgtacagcacctgacacaaaGTGGGCTCCTCAGTGTTCTGGGTTCAGAGTGACCTTGGGACGTGCCAAGCCACAGTCTCTGTCCCCAAACAAATCAGCTCCATCTGATCCGGTGCTATCCCCTCCACAGGGCTAAACATACTCCCACCAGCTGTCATCCATGCTCCCAGCACAACCCCCCACTGCCTCACTTCCAGCCAGGCTCGACGGGCTCAGGTGGGTGGATCCAGAGCATAGCATTCTGCTCCCTGGGGTTGCATGAGAGCAGACCTGAGCTGAGCGTGGGCTGGCCagatgtttgggggagggggagaaagggtgTTTTGCCTCCCCACTCTGTGTGAGGGGGACTCTGTCCCATTTGTATGTTTCGGGGTTCATAGTACTTAGACCATCCCATCTCATTAGAGGAGAGTCATCAGGAACTAGTCAATGCCTCCTCCAGAGAGACACAGCTACCAAACCCTTTAAAAAAGTCAAGTGCTTGACCAGTTCTCACCACCCAAACCCCAACCCAGTAGATCTTTCCAACAGCTGCCCTGTCTCCAACCTCCTATAACAACTGAGACGGTCATAACCACGCTGGCCCAACAACATGGggctgccttgcagcagggttCATACCAGGGCACAGCAGAGACGACAGCCTCGTGGCCGTGGACGCAGGTCAGCTCTCTATGCCCCTGTTGCTGGACCTCTCCGCAGCCTTTGACACAGTGCACCATAAAGTCCTGCTACCTGCTGACACAGATCCCAGCAGGAGCTGCTTCAATGGCTCCAATCAGCCTTCTGCATCAGAACTCAGAAGGGCGGTGGGTAACGGCCCCTCTCCAAAGGCCCCACTGTGGGTCTCACAGGGATCCCTCCTATCCCTGCTTGTCTTCAATGGCTGGGAGAGAGCATGAGAGGCCATGGGCTTAGCTGCCAGTGTGGCACTCAACCCTGTCTCTCCTTCTCAGCTCATGCACCCACAGCTACTGCTAACCTATCAGGATGCTACTGGAAAACAGTTCCTGGGTGAACCGCAGCTGAACCCCAtttcatcccctcccccaccctttccccctgAACTGTCCTAATCCTGCAAACTTCTGCAGGGATGTGGGCCCCCGTGTTCCTGCAGTGTCGTACCcaagtcggggggggggaagggcc
The nucleotide sequence above comes from Lepidochelys kempii isolate rLepKem1 chromosome 22, rLepKem1.hap2, whole genome shotgun sequence. Encoded proteins:
- the LOC140901678 gene encoding prostate and testis expressed protein 4-like — protein: MSKMLVPIFTALLYFSTAGALLCHMCVRLQPNKMCTGWKSCKADQEESCFVHTHSLGNNFVFAKMGCVSNCQDYVVGPYNWHIFHCCTKDFCNA